A stretch of Natator depressus isolate rNatDep1 chromosome 2, rNatDep2.hap1, whole genome shotgun sequence DNA encodes these proteins:
- the CROT gene encoding peroxisomal carnitine O-octanoyltransferase, with protein MENQVFESCEERTFQYQNSLPSLPVPTLDESLKRYLDAVKPFLNQEEYQRTEDIVKKFEHGIGKLLQHKLLQRAKEKKNWLEEWWLNMAYLDARIPTQIYYNFGGAGPYLEHYWSPKEGTQIERGCITIWHTLKYWELIRTEKLVVHRHGNMPLDMNQFRMLFCTCKIPGITRDSLGNYFRTESEGECPSHLIVLCQGRVFAFDAVHEGHILSPPEIFRQLAYIQKRCHNEPDGPGLAALTSGERTQWAETREYLINLDPKNFCLLEKIQSSLFVISLDDSSPHGTPEDCAPIIKLALTGDPTIRWGDKSYNSILFSNGTFGSNCDHSPFDAMAMVVLCSYVDQRIIESEGRWKGSDKVRDIPWPEELVFTLNQNVLNDIERAKERYSQQVSDLQLVNYAFTSFGKALTKKKGLHPDTFVQLGLQLAYYKLHGHPGCCYETAMTRRFYHGRTETMRPCTVEAVEWCKSMLDPSCSSHKRQQQMLKAFAKHNKMMKECENGKGFDRHLLGLLLIAKEEGLPVPELFTDPAFTRSGGGGNFVLSTSLVGYTNIGGAAVPMIHHGYGFFYRIRDDRIVVTCTAWKSCPETDAEMLCKNLFQSLQDMIQLMATAHL; from the exons ATGGAAAACCAAGTGTTTGAATCCTGTGAAGAGAGAACGTTCCAGTACCAGAATTCTCTTCCTTCGCTGCCAGTTCCTACTCTTGATGAATCTTTAAAGAGATACCTCGATGCAG TAAAACCATTCCTAAATCAAGAAGAATATCAAAGAACTGAGGACATAGTTAAAAAGTTTGAACATGGGATTGGAAAACTGTTGCAGCATAAGTTACTGCAAAGGGCTAAAGAGAAGAAGAATTGG CTAGAAGAATGGTGGCTGAATATGGCTTATCTTGATGCTCGCATACCAACACAAATATATTATAACTTTGGAGGCGCAGGCCCTTATCTTGAACACTATTGGTCACCAAAAGAAGGAACTCAAATAGAAAGAGGATGCATAACAATATGGCATACCTTGAAATACTGGGAACTAATAAGAAc GGAAAAATTGGTTGTGCATAGACATGGAAATATGCCTCTGGACATGAACCAATTCCGAATGCTGTTCTGCACTTGCAAGATTCCAGGAATTACTAGAGATTCTTTAGGCAACTATTTTAGAACTG AGAGTGAAGGTGAATGCCCATCCCACTTAATAGTCCTGTGTCAAGGTCGAGTGTTTGCTTTTGATGCTGTACATGAAGGTCATATACTGAGCCCCCCAGAGATTTTCAG GCAACTTGCTTACATCCAAAAGAGGTGCCATAATGAACCTGATGGACCAGGGCTGGCGGCTTTAACAAGTGGGGAGAGAACCCAATGGGCAGAG ACACGTGAATATTTAATTAATCTCGATCCAAAGAACTTTTGTCTACTGGAAAAAATTCAGAGCAGTTTGTTTGTGATCTCCCTGGATGATTCCAGTCCCCATGGAACCCCTGAGGATTGTGCTCCG ATCATCAAGTTGGCTCTAACAGGAGATCCAACCATACGCTGGGGAGACAAATCCTACAACAGCATATTATTTTCCAATGGGACATTTGGTTCAAACTGTGAT CATTCTCCTTTTGATGCCATGGCTATGGTAGTCCTGTGCTCTTATGTTGATCAGAGGATTATTGAAAGTGAGGGAAGGTGGAAG ggatcgGATAAAGTACGAGACATCCCATGGCCAGAAGAACTTGTTTTCACGTTGAACCAGAATGTGCTAAATGACATTGAACGTGCTAAAGAACGGTATTCTCAGCAG GTATCTGACTTGCAGCTAGTGAATTATGCCTTTACATCCTTTGGCAAAGCACTGACCAAGAAGAAGGGACTTCATCCTGATACATTTGTTCAGCTTGGCCTCCAGCTGGCCTATTATAAACTTCATGGACA CCCAGGCTGCTGTTATGAAACTGCTATGACCAGACGTTTCTACCATGGACGCACAGAGACTATGAGACCATGTACAGTGGAAGCCGTGGAGTGGTGCAAATCCATGCTGGATCCATCTTGCAGT TCTCATAAACGGCAGCAACAGATGCTAAAGGCATTTGCAAAGCACAACAAGATGATGAAAGAGTGCGAGAATGGAAAAG GATTTGACCGTCATCTTCTGGGTCTCCTACTTATAGCAAAAGAGGAAGGACTCCCTGTGCCAGAACTCTTCACAGACCCTGCATTCACTAGAAG tgggggaggtggaaATTTTGTGCTTTCCACTAGCCTGGTTGGCTACACTaacattggtggagctgctgTCCCCATGATACATCATGGCTATGGCTTTTTCTATAGAATCAGAGATGACAG AattgttgtgacctgcactgccTGGAAATCATGCCCAGAGACCGATGCAGAAATGCTGTGTAAGAACTTGTTCCAGTCTCTTCAGGACATGATACAACTAATGGCCACAGCCCATCTGTAG